CGCATCGTCGTCAGCTGCCGTTTCTGTATCTGGCAGTAGTGGCTCCTCCCCTTTCACTAGCCGGTCTAAGTTGTCGAGTAGCTCTTCAACGCCAGCGACAGACTCTGTTTCCTGCCCATCACCGACTGCCCGAATCAAATTACCTAGGGTGTCTACCCCAGTAAAGAGCACGGGTACTACGGAACCGGTAAAGGTCTTTTCCTTGCTGCGGATCAAACCGAAGATGGTTTCCATGTGGTGAGCCACTTCACCAATCTGATTGTAACCCATAGCCCGGGCATTCGACTTCAGATTGTGCATGAGCCGGAACAGCTCGTTGAGGGCAGGTTCATCAGTCGGCGTTTTTTCCAGCTCGCTGATGTGGCGGCTCATGGCGTCGTAGTATTCGAGCGCCTCGGCCATGAAAATTTCCCGGTATTCTTGCTCCCGTGATTTCATCGGCACACGGTCTGAGCGGCGGACACTATAGGTAAACGCTGGCTGGAGTCTGCCTTTGTTATAGTGGTATTATTGATACAAGCTGCTAGGTCACGCAACGGAAGTATTTCATTAGCCCAACCAGCTCGAATTACTGAATTGGGCATACTGAATACTTCCGAGGAAGCTTTATCCTGCACAATCACTACGCCACCACGCTTGCGAATCGCCTGTGCGCCTAAGGTGCCATCATGGCCTAATCCGGTCAGTATTGCTCCTAGCACCCGTAGACCAGCTACTTGCACAGCCGAACACATAAGCAGGTCAATAGACGGTTCGTCAAAGCTAGGGCTAGGTTCAGGCGTTGCAACAAGCTTCCAGATTGGCCAAGCTCCTGCATGACCAGCTTGCACCACCATATTGCATTCGCCCGGCACGACCGTAATTTTTCCAGCTTCTAGGATGCTTTCTGTTTCCGCTATTTCTACGGGCAACAACGTAGAACGTCGTAGTCGGGCTACGAAGGCAGGGGTAAAATGAGCTGGCAGGTGAACAGCAACGACAAGTGCCCAGCTAAGCCCTATTTTTAGACCCTTGACCAATTCCTCTACTGCCCTCACTCCCCCCGTTGAGGCACCAATTACAACAATGCCACGCGGTAAGGCAAGTGTTCTGGTATGAGCTGGCAGTGTGCGCTTGCTTGCTGGTAAGAGTGGCGGTTGTAACGCCCGAACCTTGTGCAAAACATCTTCCTGCCATCTTTCCACCGCTGCATTCTCTCCTAATGGCAACGGACCAATGGAATTGCGCACACCCCAGCGAGATGTTTGCTGCAGTATACCCTGTAACAACGGCGTGCTAGCATAGAGCAGCACCGGCACCGGGTATTGCCGCGCCAATGCTTCGAGCGCAGAAATATGGCTATCAGCCACAATCACCACGTCTGGGCGAAGGCGACGCGCTTGCATACCTAGCTCCTCCGAGTCAGAGCCGGCATTCACTACCCGTAAATCGGGCTGCTTCTGCACCAAACGGGTCAGCGTAAGTCGGACCTGAATAGGCAGATTGCCAAGTAGTATAGTAAAAGGAGTTAAGGTTTGCACGAGGTAGAAAACGCAAGATTGGCCCGTTCCAGATAGAAGGTGCTCTTCTCGCTGTGAACAAGGCCAAGATCGAACCT
This Hymenobacter sp. GOD-10R DNA region includes the following protein-coding sequences:
- a CDS encoding chemotaxis protein CheB, with protein sequence MQTLTPFTILLGNLPIQVRLTLTRLVQKQPDLRVVNAGSDSEELGMQARRLRPDVVIVADSHISALEALARQYPVPVLLYASTPLLQGILQQTSRWGVRNSIGPLPLGENAAVERWQEDVLHKVRALQPPLLPASKRTLPAHTRTLALPRGIVVIGASTGGVRAVEELVKGLKIGLSWALVVAVHLPAHFTPAFVARLRRSTLLPVEIAETESILEAGKITVVPGECNMVVQAGHAGAWPIWKLVATPEPSPSFDEPSIDLLMCSAVQVAGLRVLGAILTGLGHDGTLGAQAIRKRGGVVIVQDKASSEVFSMPNSVIRAGWANEILPLRDLAACINNTTITKADSSQRLPIVSAAQTVCR